AGCCTGAAAGCTGGACTCGATAGCCAACGCATCAAAGACAAGATTAAAGAGGTTGAACAGCAGGCAAAAGGATTAACCCCCGCAGAGATTGAGCAACAGCTTGTATCTGCGATATTCCCGGTTACTACTGCTTCAATGAGCCTAAAGCGTGATGCCGGGAATGACGAGCGAGCATTAAAAATTCCGGTCAATCTAGCCGTCATTGGTGACGATAGCTATTCCCTAGGTTGGCTTTTGGCCAACAAGGATGAATTAATCGCGCTTAGAGCGTCAGTCATGCTTGTAAACTGCAATTCGATTACCGATTACAACCGAATTAAAGCATCCGTCCCCGAGTTGGATTTAATCCCATT
The Shewanella sp. GD04112 DNA segment above includes these coding regions:
- a CDS encoding DUF2859 domain-containing protein; amino-acid sequence: MNKTILIAAAVAAAPINLLAIPLKEIPAPTEFTTIQLSDSISMATEDSLKAGLDSQRIKDKIKEVEQQAKGLTPAEIEQQLVSAIFPVTTASMSLKRDAGNDERALKIPVNLAVIGDDSYSLGWLLANKDELIALRASVMLVNCNSITDYNRIKASVPELDLIP